One window from the genome of Musa acuminata AAA Group cultivar baxijiao chromosome BXJ1-4, Cavendish_Baxijiao_AAA, whole genome shotgun sequence encodes:
- the LOC103977537 gene encoding probable WRKY transcription factor 72 has translation MESLPVPRGVTTINRGVAVEKAKVEGAGDRRDFDVEAEIWNSNPSKPTSPCSSQADYTEFSTKEKIFLEPSSTNCNRSNQIHFFGVAKQEEVKETFELSSHPDAEDSDLVSLSLGTSVSCRLREEEKAKDVHSHCYTFYGELEEGLSLGLDCNLEEAISRQAKPPPAVDPYNSFEEVSPLPTAKRARVSVRARCDGPTMIDGCQWRKYGQKIAKGNPCPRAYYRCTVSPGCPVRKQVQRCADDMAILITTYEGTHNHPLPASATAMASTTSAAASMLISGSSFSSSPTISMSQFCSPNLPFYSSTSRPTITLDLTAPATAPQVELSPSCSLNSSDSPWSSGCTSHGTQPKTTTNAAPSLPNQQHHSLTQMIAGAITTHPSFQSAVAAAIASYLGGTDGDREGSTHDLQPQEQLAATAASIMSNSSNPDQQRQ, from the exons atggaGTCTTTGCCTGTTCCGAGAGGAGTAACAACGATCAATAGGGGTGTGGCAGTGGAGAAGGCGAAGGTCGAAGGTGCTGGTGACAGAAGAGAT TTTGATGTTGAAGCAGAAATCTGGAACAGCAATCCATCAAAGCCAACCTCTCCCTGCAGCAGTCAG GCGGATTATACTGAATTCAGTAccaaagagaaaatatttctggAACCAAGTTCGACAAACTGCAATCGCAGCAACCAAATACATTTCTTTGGAGTAGCAAAGCAAGAAGAAGTGAAGGAGACATTTGAGCTTTCTTCTCATCCTGATGCTGAGGATTCTGACCTCGTTTCTCTCAGCCTTGGAACAAGTGTAAGCTGCAGGctcagagaagaagagaaggcaaAGGATGTACACAGCCACTGCTACACGTTctatggtgaacttgaagaaggTCTCTCTCTTGGGTTGGACTGCAACTTGGAAGAAGCCATTAGCAGGCAAGCCAAACCTCCACCAGCTGTAGATCCATACAACAGCTTCGAAGAAGTGTCACCCCTACCCACCGCCAAGAGAGCTAGGGTTTCAGTGAGAGCAAGATGTGATGGCCCAACA ATGATTGATGGATGCCAATGGAGGAAGTATGGGCAGAAGATAGCCAAAGGAAATCCATGTCCTCGTGCATACTATCGTTGCACTGTTTCACCAGGGTGCCCGGTGAGGAAGCAG GTGCAAAGATGCGCTGACGATATGGCCATACTGATCACCACCTACGAAGGAACCCACAACCACCCACTTCCGGCCTCCGCCACCGCCATGGCTTCGACGACGTCGGCAGCTGCAAGCATGCTCATCTCTGGTTCATCCTTCTCATCCTCTCCCACCATTAGCATGTCGCAGTTTTGCTCTCCGAATCTGCCGTTCTATTCCTCGACTTCCCGTCCTACGATCACATTGGATCTCACTGCACCCGCGACTGCACCCCAAGTCGAGCTATCTCCGAGCTGCTCCTTGAACTCAAGCGACTCACCATGGAGCAGTGGATGCACAAGCCATGGAACTCAGCCGAAGACGACGACTAACGCAGCTCCATCCCTCCCAAACCAACAACATCATTCACTGACACAAATGATTGCCGGGGCGATTACAACCCACCCGAGCTTCCAGTCTGCAGTAGCAGCTGCAATTGCATCATACCTCGGTGGAACCGATGGCGACAGGGAAGGCTCAACCCACGATCTCCAACCACAAGAACAATTAGCCGCCACAGCTGCCTCGATCATGTCAAACTCCTCGAATCCAGACCAGCAGCGACAATGA